The window TAACGTTGTTGTTCTATGCTCAGATAGATTATTCTGGCCTTCACTTCTTTTATTTGAGACTCAATGGCTTCAATTTCAGGAGGACGTTTTCCGTAAAGAAGATCTTTAAGGTTTGCTTTCGCTTGGTTTATTATGGCTGTTGCTGAATTTAATTCAGCCGATTCAGGTAATGACTCGAGTGAAAATAGCAGATCGCCTTTTTTGACTTGCATTCCACGTCCGACGTTCAATTGATCTAGGCGTCCATCAGTAGGCGATGATAGGTAGGTGAGTTGCCCTTCAACATATCCATTGAGTTGGTTGTCATTCCAATTACAGCTCGAAAGAAGCACTAGGCAAACAAGCGCCCATACACATTTTGAGAAATTCCATGCTCTCATCACTTTCTCTCTCTTCCTCGAGTCTGCTTCAATAGTACTCCTACACTGAAATTATAGCGTTTTCTCAAGGAATAGCCATTGTCCTACGTGAAGAAACATACGCTGATCTGGAGTGTACTTACATATCGCCGTATAAATGATAGAGGCATCCTAAAACTGTTCTCCTGTGTCGAGTAGGCGAAGAATCCGGACTTTCTTGGAAGCAAATAAAGCGCAGCGAGGGGGAGCCGAGCGAGCCATTGCCGGAAAGACAGTCGGATTCTCACGCCGACTTTGCGTGTTCTATGAATTAATACGAAACATTAGTGGGAAACGTGAGAAACTAGGAATTCTGTCAGATCTAAAATTGATTTTGCACTAGATATCATGACACCCTCATTAATGGCGTATTTTAAATAATAGAAATAATTAATATACTCAAGAATAGAAGTGATGCTAATACTAATAGAGCTATCTTCGTGATAAATAAAAAATTTGAAAGGCGGTTCATATTTTTTTCTTCTTCAAGTTGAGAAATATCTGTTGCTTCACCTTTTTCAATCTCTGAGTCATATCTTTGAGCAAGTGCTTTAAATCTGAGTGAAGAATTAAGATATTGCGCGCCATCCGCAATAAAAAATAATACGACGATACATATCAGAGCAGCAAACAAATAATTATGATGTCTAATAATATCTAAGTGACCAAAGATTGAAACGCTACCAATACCCAAGGCTAGTTGTCTACAGGTGCTGGATAAAATCGCGGTATCGCGCTGGAAAATCATCCAATATCGTTTGTTTACATACTCGTGTAAAATTTCTTTATTGCTTTTTTTTGAAGATGTCATGCTAAACCCCCATTTGAATTATAGTTTACCCACGAGAGAACGGCTAGTTAAAAGGAAGGCTTATTGGTCATTAGATAAAAAACAATGATAAGGCTGATAAAAGCAGGCCAACCCAGCCAAAACCAACGCCGATAATACTGGTAAAATAGGGGAGGAAGCGGTGTATGAGTCTCATGTGCTTTATTGGCGAGATCTCGCATTCTGATTTGAAAGTAAACGACAGGAAACCAGCATAAGGCAGCAATAAGGTAACCGATGATTGATCCTAAAATCCAAAGAGAGCTTAAAGGGTAACCAGCTATAAATACCATCCAAAGGCCCGTTAAGGCTTGTACGAATCCTGATGACCCTGTAAAGACCCAATCAGCGGCGACGACATAGCGAGTTGTGGCTGAAATGATGGCCACATCTTTTGTTTTATGAGCTAAAAAAAGATTATAGGCTGTGCCAATGCCAGTTCCAAATAAAATGGTTGAGCTAACAACGTGGATAAATTTAAGCCAAAGGTAAAGCATTATCGATCAGACTCCATAGCAAGAAACACGAGTGTAGCAATGATTAACGGAAT of the Gammaproteobacteria bacterium genome contains:
- a CDS encoding DUF2269 domain-containing protein: MLYLWLKFIHVVSSTILFGTGIGTAYNLFLAHKTKDVAIISATTRYVVAADWVFTGSSGFVQALTGLWMVFIAGYPLSSLWILGSIIGYLIAALCWFPVVYFQIRMRDLANKAHETHTPLPPLFYQYYRRWFWLGWPAFISLIIVFYLMTNKPSF